One region of Wyeomyia smithii strain HCP4-BCI-WySm-NY-G18 chromosome 3, ASM2978416v1, whole genome shotgun sequence genomic DNA includes:
- the LOC129733343 gene encoding transport and Golgi organization protein 1 isoform X3 yields MKKLSFASFVHSFCLILVLIVAESRAKVCGDPECKTPIAKAYATMNYFGGGAHKVGLSKNDKVEILGRDIGKDKELLVRKADGKQGLVSRTFVQEIKILVKKDDLITIPEEVPSSINPSKTADSNVVEGTTLTGADILEHSKVEEPLLPAKETTPVLETVPSGHATSQPSNSLPTNANNANSIDPIEVKSNETDVEDNVEDSQLEDEETEDEDEDDDDEDEESDTVEQEEDTIVENKGNLEILNKTEEAFVKVEENIVVSTEQPTASENSIVNEDEPAVLKPSDTTTPMAAVEATTPMPAAEVTTSAPVVEITTLTPAVDAYQKNSAVSVEEVIATTEATVTDADVVSNDTENEASDKSDSLSETSNQTVVEQPQAEIQSDRAENEDTVINSTTDPRLEIPVTEETEIVTEMPILVNTDQNIEQPPPQVADLPKQPHQLLRGGLGNLLAHSHHHHHHHHHGHGHDHDHHHHEHHGVDNGNQEQVEISEKPFIGGFGDKPLDRETGILGENLEETSDSLQNKDGENGYCDQLSCPQPAEPVSHQQHANGFYHPTVSIPSTRTQEERPPTEEEASISAAPKNDSVEKEEDLEFTKMLIIELFKMSDLILLLGITSFTLIVFSLGHFLINKNRKEKPLIYKLNMIERDLMASHKENAMLKSDLSETRHKLTSIENSSFGSNDMVIALRQELKDAEDTKLELQEQIASLEKELENAAEAGLELNKMVAELLNQSGSDSIALTVDELQRQLNEQQQTILSMNTSLADKSRENSELQVTLAGQSAKFTQELEELQQSFNDLKLEKSNLEIGLNNLKSGQNSELDALRRETNAEIAKLNKEVKVFQSKWEESKKSLGSAEAKVDALEECLKDIKRGSTNGTVDGLFDSVELKAQVAVLRKERADLQERLQGETVARQLLDDHVKIINEEISTLKKDFGQAEKDKLEAETRLEVLSSYFKDKETQLQKELSIKEAMWMQQQGETTSTVERIRLMQDEIQQLNTVHSLVEQYEARSQNDKLRAEIEAQATAHKAQYTALETRSHDAWLAARQAERRLEEARNESSALRRKLTALGDASVINTTTDGLIPNPVPPAELNLTAASPIRVESPNAPMMGLPPPPFMPPFGPPFMPPFMPPPGPGELRPAPLGRLTSPPPNRYSPNVIDSRDRYSPDRGRYSPDSRYDYSVMSNYETETDFSPPPSPPTYMRRSSYERDRDAWSNRERERDRERERGRDRDRDHDLPDRERDLRERDGRTSGSGGAGGKYQKAFSPPGMRTTSPPIQDPRNKKYQDVKNFWLSKEG; encoded by the exons atgaaaaagttaagttttgctagttttgTACATAGTTTCTGTTTAATTTTAGTGTTAATAGTTGCCGAAAGCCGTGCAAAAGTATGCGGTGATCCGGAATGTAAAA CTCCAATTGCCAAGGCATATGCTACGATGAATTACTTCGGTGGCGGCGCTCATAAAGTTGGCCTCAGTAAAAACGATAAGGTGGAAATTTTAGGACGAGATATCGGCAAGGACAAGGAGCTACTAGTCCGGAAGGCAGATGGCAAACAAGGCCTAGTTAGTCGCACTTTTGTGcaagaaataaaaattcttGTGAAGAAGGATGATTTAATAACAATTCCCGAAGAAGTTCCGTCATCAATCAATCCTTCGAAAACTGCCGACTCAAATGTAGTAGAAGGAACTACTCTCACTGGAGCGGATATTTTGGAACATTCAAAAGTTGAAGAACCATTATTACCCGCGAAGGAGACGACTCCTGTTCTAGAGACTGTTCCTTCAGGGCATGCTACCTCACAGCCGTCGAACAGTCTTCCAACAAATGCAAATAATGCGAATAGCATTGACCCAATAGAAGTAAAATCAAATGAGACGGATGTTGAAGATAACGTGGAAGACTCTCAGTTAGAAGATGAAGAAACGGAGGACGAAGATGAAGACGATGACGATGAAGATGAGGAATCGGACACTGTTGAGCAGGAAGAGGACACAATAGTTGAAAATAAGGGTAATTTAGAAATTTTGAATAAGACAGAAGAAGCGTTTGTTAAAGTAGAAGAGAACATAGTTGTTTCTACAGAGCAACCTACTGCAAGTGAAAACTCCATTGTCAATGAAGATGAACCAGCGGTTTTGAAACCGTCGGATACGACTACACCAATGGCTGCAGTGGAAGCAACTACTCCGATGCCTGCGGCTGAAGTAACTACTTCTGCCCCTGTAGTTGAAATAACTACTCTTACGCCTGCAGTTGATGCATATCAAAAAAACAGTGCCGTATCTGTTGAAGAGGTAATAGCAACAACAGAAGCGACAGTGACAGATGCAGATGTCGTTTCTAATGATACCGAAAATGAAGCTTCCGATAAGAGCGACTCATTGTCTGAGACATCGAATCAAACAGTAGTTGAACAACCCCAGGCTGAAATCCAATCTGATCGAGCGGAAAACGAAGATACAGTGATCAATTCGACGACGGATCCTCGATTGGAAATTCCTGTAACAGAAGAAACGGAAATAGTCACGGAAATGCCGATTCTTGTCAATACAGATCAAAACATAGAACAACCTCCACCGCAGGTAGCAGACTTACCGAAACAACCTCACCAACTTCTGCGTGGAGGTCTTGGTAATCTGCTTGCTCATtcgcatcatcatcatcaccaccaCCATCATGGTCATGGTCATGACCACGATCATCACCACCATGAGCACCACGGCGTTGATAATGGTAACCAGGAACAAGTGGAAATATCCGAAAAGCCATTTATTGGGGGCTTTGGTGATAAGCCGCTAGATCGCGAAACCGGGATTCTTGGAGAGAATCTAGAAGAAACTTCAGATTCGCTGCAGAATAAAGATG GCGAAAACGGGTATTGTGATCAGCTGTCTTGCCCTCAGCCAGCGGAACCGGTGTCCCATCAGCAACATGCTAATGGATTCTATCACCCTACTGTAAGCATTCCTTCGACCAGAACTCAAGAGGAACGACCGCCCACGGAAGAAGAGGCATCGATTTCTGCAGCGCCTAAGAATGACTCAGTTGAAAAAGAGGAAGATTTGGAATTCACGAAAATGCTCATCATCGAACTGTTCAAAATGAGTGATTTGATTTTGCTGTTGGGAATTACATCCTTCACCCTGATAGTGTTTTCCCTAGGACACTTTTTGATTAATAAAAATCGGAAGGAGAAACCGCTTATATATAAG CTTAATATGATTGAGCGCGATCTGATGGCCTCCCATAAGGAAAATGCAATGCTGAAAAGTGACCTGTCGGAAACCAGACATAAACTAACCAGTATCGAAAATAGCTCATTCGGTTCAAATGATATGGTGATTGCACTTCGACAAGAACTAAAAGATGCTGAAGACACAAAGCTCGAGTTGCAGGAACAGATAGCGTCGTTGGAGAAGGAATTGGAAAATGCTGCTGAAGCCGGACTGGAGCTCAATAAGATGGTCGCCGAGTTGTTGAATCAGAGTGGGAGCGATTCGATTGCACTGACAGTCGATGAACTACAGCGTCAGTTGAACGAGCAACAGCAGACGATTCTTTCGATGAACACTTCCCTCGCTGATAAAAGTCGGGAAAACAGCGAACTTCAGGTCACTTTGGCCGGTCAATCGGCGAAATTTACTCAAGAATTAGAAGAGCTGCAGCAGTCGTTTAACGATTTAAAACTGGAGAAAAGCAATTTAGAAATAGGATTGAATAATTTGAAAAGCGGTCAAAACTCTGAGTTGGATGCTCTTAGGCGGGAAACGAATGCCGAGATTGCTAAGCTGAATAAGGAGGTGAAGGTGTTTCAATCTAAATGGGAGGAGAGTAAAAAATCACTGGGGTCAGCAGAGGCAAAGGTAGATGCCTTAGAGGAATGTTTAAAGGATATCAAGCGGGGAAGCACCAATGGAACTGTTGATGGATTGTTTGATTCAGTGGAACTAAAAGCACAGGTTGCCGTCTTGAGGAAGGAAAGGGCGGATCTACAAGAACGACTCCAGGGCGAAACG GTGGCGCGTCAATTGTTAGATGACCATGTCAAAATTATCAATGAGGAAATTTCAACACTAAAGAAAGATTTCGGCCAAGCCGAAAAAGATAAATTGGAAGCAGAGACACGACTGGAAGTGCTCTCGTCTTATTTCAAGGATAAGGAGACTCAACTGCAGAA GGAGCTGAGCATTAAAGAAGCTATGTGGATGCAGCAACAGGGCGAAACTACCAGTACTGTTGAGAGAATTAGGCTAATGCAGGATGAAATTCAACAGTTGAA CACAGTTCATTCGCTCGTTGAGCAGTACGAAGCACG GTCACAAAACGATAAACTTCGCGCTGAAATTGAGGCTCAAGCCACAGCCCACAAAGCACAGTATACAGCGTTAGAAACAAGATCTCATGATGCATGGCTTGCCGCGCGACAGGCGGAACGACGTCTCGAGGAAGCTCGTAATGAATCTAGTGCATTACGAAGAAAGCTAACCGCCCTCGGTGACGCATCCGTAATCAACACGACGACTG ATGGTCTAATACCAAATCCAGTCCCTCCGGCAGAACTAAATCTTACAGCTGCTTCGCCGATCCGAGTGGAATCCCCAAATGCACCCATGATGGGTCTTCCACCTCCACCATTTATGCCGCCTTTTGGACCCCCTTTCATGCCACCCTTTATGCCACCACCTGGCCCGGGAGAGCTTCGCCCCGCTCCTTTGGGACGGCTCACATCCCCACCGCCGAATCGGTACAGCCCAAATGTAATCGACAGCCGCGACCGGTATAGCCCAGATCGTGGCCGATATTCACCGGACAGTCGGTACGACTACTCTGTGATGTCCAATTACGAAACGGAAACCGATTTCAGTCCACCTCCTTCACCACCAACGTACATGCGACGCTCGAGTTATGAGCGTGATCGAGATGCTTGGTCAAATCGCGAACGGGAACGGGATCGAGAGCGAGAAAGAGGGCGAGACCGGGATCGGGACCACGACCTACCCGATCGTGAGCGAGACCTCAGAGAACGCGATGGTCGCACCAGTGGCAGCGGAGGAGCTGGCGGAAAGTACCAGAAAGCATTCTCACCGCCTGGGATGAGGACAACCTCCCCGCCAATTCAGGACCCTAGGAACAAAAAATACCAAG ATGTGAAAAACTTCTGGCTGTCAAAGGAGGGGTAA